The Streptomyces sp. V4I8 genome includes the window GGACTCGACGGGCACCGTGTTCGGCGCCCTGTGCGTCAACCTGGACGTCACCGCCGTGAACGACGCCCACGCGCTGCTCGGCGCCCTCGCCGGCGTCGGCTCTCCCGGAAGCAGCGGCAGCGCCGACGTGCCGGTCACCACCTTCGGCAACGACATCGACTCCGTCGTCGACGCCATCCTCGACGCCCACCAGCTCCGGCAGAACGGGAGTTGGGCCGGGCTCGACCGCGCCCAGCGCCTGGAGCTGTTCCGCGGCCTCGACGAGCGGGGAGTGTTCGCCGTGCGGCGCGCGATCGAGCAGGTCGCGGGACGGCTGGGCATCTCCCGCGCGTCCGCCTACAGCTATCTGTCGCAGGCGCGCGCCGAGGCCGGGGCCGCGACGGACCGGGCCGCGACCGACACGACACCCCCTGGAGGACACGCGTGACGACCACCACCCCACCGGTCACCCTCGACGACGTCCGCGATGCCGCCGCGCGGCTCAAGGGCGTCGCGCACCGCACCCCGGTGCTGCGCTCGCGCACGCTCGACGCCCTCGTCGGTGCCGAGGTCTTCCTCAAGTGCGAGAACTTCCAGCGCGTGGGTGCCTTCAAGTTCCGCGGCGCCTACAACGCGGCCTCCCGTCTCACACCGGAGCAGCTCGCTCGCGGCATCGCCGCCTACTCGTCCGGGAACCACGCCCAGGCCGTCGCCCTGGCCGCCCGCGAACTCGGCACCACCGCGGTCATCGTCATGCCCGAGGACGCCCCACCGTCGAAGCGGGCCGCCACCTACGGCTACGGCGCCGAGATCGTCACGTACGACCGCTACACCGGCGACCGTGTCGCGATCGCCCAGGCTCTGGCCGCCGAGCGCGGCTTGACTGTCATCCCGCCGTACGAGCACCCGCACATCATGGCGGGCCAGGGCACCGCTGCCCTCGAACTCATCGAAGAGGTGGGGGAGTTGGGGGCGATGCTGACGCCGGTCGGCGGGGGCGGACTCATCGCCGGGAGTTCCACGGTGGCAAAAGGCCTGCACCCGGGCATCCGGATGATCGGCGTGGAGCCGGAGGCCGGCGACGACACCAAGCGATCCCTGGAGGCGGGGCGGCGCGTCACTATCCCGGTGCCGCACACCATCGCCGACGGTCAGGCCCTGCACACGCCGGGCGAGCTCACCTTCTCCGTCAACCGGCGGCTCGTCGACGAGATCGCGCTGGTCAGCGACGACGAGATCCGGGACGCGATGCGCTTCGCCTTCGAACGCCTGAAGATCGTCGTCGAGCCGAGCGGCGCCACTCCGCTGGCCGCCCTGCTCAACGGCCGGGCGGGCACCCTGCCGCGCCGGGTCGGCGTGATCATCTCCGGCGGCAACGTGGACGCCGAGCGCTTCGCCGAGCTCTGCGGGGGCCGGGGTTGAGCGGGAGCGGGGCCTGAGCGGGAGCCGGTCTCAGGAGGCGCTGAATCTCGGAACCGGGGTGGAGCGGGGCCTCCCACGGGCCTCCCCCGAATGGCGGCCCCGGATGGACCGGCGGACGATGGAGTGGTACGGACCGGCCGTCGACGGCGGTGCAAGGGCCGCCCGGGACTCGGTCCGTCCCTGGTCGCGGCGGACCGCGGCCGGAAGGGAGCGCGTCATGTTGGAAGTGAAGCCGCTCGACAAGCCGGACGAGCGACGTGATTTCCCCCGGGGCCACCTCGAAGCCGTCCATATGACGGATCTCGATTTCGCCGTGGCGACCTTCGAGCCCGGCTGGCGCTGGACCGAGTCCGTGGCCTCGATCGCGGGCACCGACACCTGCCAGATGCACCACAACTGCTACATGGTCCAAGGCCGTTTGCACATCGTCATGGACGAAGGCGGCGAGACCGAGGTCGGCCCCGGCGACGTCTTCGTCTGCTCGCCCGGTCACGACGCCTGGGTCGTGGGCGACGAGCAGGTCGTGGTCTACGACTTCCAGGGACAGACCGCGAGGGAGTACGCGAAGTCGAAGTAGCACCCGCCCGGACCGGTCGGCTCGCACCGGCTCGCGACGGTTTCTCACCGACCACCGACCACCGACCGCCGGCCGCCGCCCTGGCACCTCACACCGTGACGACGACCTTCGCGCGCGCGTGCTCCACCTCCACGTACCGGATCGCCTCGGCCGCTTCGCTCAGCGGATACGTACGCTCGACCACCGGGGCGATCTTCCCGGACTCGGCGAGTTCACGCAGCGCCGCGAGGTTCGCCCTGCTCTGCCTGGCCGGGAGTTCGAGCAGCCGCTGACGGGAGAAGGGTGCCGCCAGCCGCCTCCTGAAGAAGAGCCCCATCGGTCCGACGACGCTGCCGCCCTCGTACACGCCGCCGCCGGACAGCACGAGCGTGCCGGCGGGAGTGAGGGCGCGCCGGAACCCGGCCAGCGAGTGGTTGCCCACCAGGTCCAGCACGACGTCGTACCGCCGGCCGCCCCGGGTGAAGTCCTCCACCTTGTAGTCGATGACGTGGTCCGCGCCGAGGGAGCGGACCAGGTCGACGTTCCGCGTGCCGCAGACCGCGGCCACCTCCGCGCCGTAGACCTTGGCGAGCTGTACGGCGAACGTGCCCACGCCCCCCGAGGCGCCGTTGACCAGGACCGTCTGGCCGCGCTGCACCCGGGCCACGTCGCGCAGTCCGATGAGGGCGGTGTTCCCCGCCAGGGGTATCGCGGCCGCCTGCTCGAAGGTCAGGTTGGCCGGTTTCGGGCCCACCATGCTGTCCTTGGCGCACACGAACTCCGCGAACGCGCCGTCGGCCTCACCGAACACCTCGTCGCCGGGCTCGAATCCCGTGACCCCGCTGCCCACCGCTTCCACCCGGCCGGCGAAGTCCCGGCCCCGGATCCTCGCCTTGGGCCTCGCGAGGCCGAACGCCAGCCGGGCGATCTTCGGGTCGCCGTGCATCAGGTGCCAGTCGTACGCGTTGACCGAGGCCGCGTGCACCCGCACCAGCACCTCGTCGACGGCCGGCACCGGGGCGTCGGTCTCCCCGAACTCCAACTGGTCCGCCGAGCCGTACCGGTCCTGAACCACTGCCTTCATCGGATCCCCCTCCGTCTCCGGCGAGCGTACGGAACGCGCTCGGAACCGGATATCGGGGACGACCCCTGATTTTCACCAGGGTCGACCCCGGCCCCCCGCCCTGAGAAGTCCGATCGGTTTCGCGGGTCCTTGATCACACCGGCAGCAGGCGCGCCACCAGCGCGCTGAGCTGCCGGGCGGTGCGGCACTCGTGCATCTCGACCAGCTCGGCGTAGGCGGGCGCGGCGGAGTCGCCGGTGCCCCAGCGGGAACGCTGCTCCGGGTTCAACCAGTAGACGCGGCGCGCCCGTTCGGCGATCCGCCGTACGGCCGGCAGGTTCGGGTCGCTCATGTTGGTACGGGCGTCGCCGAGGACGAACACCGTCGTGCGCGGGCCGACCGTGTCGGCGTAGCGCTCGGCGAACTCGCCCAGCGCCATGCCGTAGTCGCTGCTGCCGTGATAGCCGGTGAGCGCGGCCTCCGCCTCGATGCGGGCACTGAGCCCCTCCGGGTCCGCGGTGCCGCGTTCCAGCAGCCCGGTCACCTCGTCGATCCGGTTGACGAAGGCGAAGACCCGCACCTTGCTGAACTGATCGTGCAGCGCCTGCACCAGCAGCATCGTGAAATCCGAGAACCCGGACACCGAGCCCGACACATCGCACAGCAACACCAGTTCGGGGCGGACGGGACGGCGGCGGCGCAGCACCGGCTTCATGGGCACGCCGCCCGTCGACAGCGACCCGCGCAGGGTGCGCCGTAGATCGATCGAGCCCCGGGAGGCGCGGCGACGCCGGGCGGCGAGCCGGGTCGCGAGCTTGCGGGCCAGCGGAGACACGGCCCTGCGCAGCTCGGCCAGTTGAGCCTTTCCGGCGAACAGGAAGTCGACCCGGTCGGCGGTCGGAGCCACCGCCCGCCGGGCGATCTCGTCCCGGCCCCGCCGCTCGGCCACCCGGCGCCGCGCCTCCGCGGCCACCAGCGCCCGGAACGCCTCGATGCGCTGCCGGATCTCGTCCTCCAGCAACCGGTCGGTGAACCCCGAACTGCCGCCCTGTCCACGGACGTTGTCGCGGACGCGGGCGAACAGGGTCTGCGGGCGCAGCCGTTCGAGCGTCTGGTACGACGACCAGCCGTCCGACTCCGGCGAGGATCCGTATCCCCCGAAACCGTCGACCGCCTCGACCGCCAGCCGCGCCATCATCGCCCGGTCGTCGGAGGTCAGGGCGTCCGTCAGCCGGTCGCGCAGGTCCTCCCGTCCCGCGCTCCGCTGCTCCGGGCCGCCCACTCCGCGCGGGAAGTAGAGGTCGAAGACCGGGTCGAACACCGGCCGTTGGCCGTTGCCGTGCAGTAGCGTCGCCGCCAGCCCTTCGCGCAGCAGCTCCCGGTCCGCGAAGCCGAGCGCCTCGACCGCCCGCGCCGCGTCCACCGTCTCGCCGGTGCCGATCCGCATGCCGTGCGCGCGCAGCGCCGCGACGAAGGACGTCAACCGCTCGGCGACGCCCGCGTCCACACCCGCGCGGGTGGTCACAGGGCGTCCAGGTCCAGCTTGGCGGACGCCTTGAGGACGTCGTCCTGGTGCTTGAGGAGGACGCCGAGGCTGGCCTGCACGACCGACTCGTCCAGGGTGTCGGCGCCCAGCGCGAGCAGGGTGCGCGCCCAGTCGATGGTCTCGGCGACCGACGGCACCTTGCGCAGGTCCATCGCCCGCAGCGCGCCCACGACCCGCACCACCGAGCGGGCCAGCGCCTCGTCGAGGGCCGGCACCTTCAGCCGTACGATGCGGCGCTCCAACTCCTCGTCCGGGAAGCCGATGTGGAGGAAGAGGCAGCGGCGGCGCAGGGCCTCGGACAGCTCCCGGCTCGCGTTGGAGGTGAGGACGACGAACGGGCGGCGCGTGGCGGTGATGGTGCCCAGTTCCGGGACGGTGACCTGGAAGTCGCTCAGTACCTCCAGGAGCAGGCCCTCCACCTCGACGTCCGCCTTGTCGGTCTCGTCGATCAGCAGCACCTTGGGGTCGTCGCCGCGGATCGCCGTCAGCAGCGGCCGGGTGAGCAGGAACTCCTCGCTGAAGATGTCCGTGCGCGTCGCGTCCCACGTCTCGTCGCGGCCCGCGCTGATCCGCAGGAGCTGCTTGGCGTGGTTCCACTCGTACAGCGCCCGGGACTCGTCGACCCCCTCGTAGCACTGCAGGCGGACGAGCCGCGCCCCGGCGACCTCGGCGACCGCCTTGGCGAGCTCCGTCTTGCCGACCCCGGCCGGGCCCTCCACCAGGAGCGGCTTGCCGAGGCGGTCGGCGAGGAAGACGGTCGTGGCGACCGCGGGCGAGGCGAGATAGCCGGTCTCGGCCAGACGTGCGGAGACGTCGTCGACGGAAGTGAACAACGGGGCCTCCAGCTCGGCGGGTGGTGTCTTTCCGGTCCGTCCGGGCTCCTATCTAAGCGCTTGTTCAGCAGATCTGTCACCCATGAGCCGCGGCGCTCGCGGTGGATACCGATCGGTTTCCCCTTGGGTGGGCGCGCGGTGGCGTCACCGGTGACGGAAAGGGACGGCCGCCGCAGCAGCCGCCCCCGCCGTGCCGATCATGCTCAGCCCGTCACCACGACCGCCCCGACCGCCGGAGTCCGCAGCATTCGCCGCGCCGTGGTCAGGCTCGTGCCCAGCGTCACCGCCGCGGCGATCGCGACCACCGCGAGTCCGGTGCCGTAGACCTCGCCCGGGAGTACCCCGTCGGTGCGGACCACGGTGAACGGGATGATCCCGGCCAGGGCGGCCAGCAGGCCGAAGAGGACTCCGGTGACGGTCAGGATCAGCGTCTCGGCGCCCACCGTCCCGAGCACCTGACCCGGGGTCGCCCCGGCCAGGCGCTGCTGGCCGAACTCCCGGACGCGGTAACTCGTCGCCGCGTACAGCGAGTTGACGAGCATCACGCAGACGAAGACCACGATGATGCCGACGACCGTGAAGTTGAGCGTCTCGAGGTTCTTGGCGTCGATCGACTTCGTCAGACCCGAGGCCGCCACGGCGTCGCTCTCCACCGCCTGCATGGTGAGCGTGGCGGTCGCCACCGCCGTGAAAAGGATCAGCGACATCAGGATCCCGGCCAGATGACCGGCCCGCTGCCGCAGATTCCGTACCGCCAGCCAACCGCTCGCCCCGGTCAACGGCAGCCGGTCCAGTACGCCCTCCAGCAGCCGCGGCGCCATCAGCGCGAAGCCCACCGACAGCAGGATCGCCCCATAGGCCGGCGGCGCCATCAGGGCCGCGTCCGACGCCGAGAACACGAAGGTGGAGGAGACCGACGCGGCACCGGTGAGCAGCGCGGCGTACGCGAGGAACCTCCGTGCTCCGCCCCGCCGTTCCCGCCCCCGCGTCGCCCGCCGTACGGCGAGGAAGGCGGCGCCCGCCGACGCGAGCAGCGTGATGTCGATGCCCGTCATGAACGCGATCGGGCCGAAGGAGTGGTCGACGGACCCGGCGACCTGGCCGCTGTCCTGGAACACCTCCAGCAGCGCCCGACCGCCCAGCATCGCCGGGCCGATCGCCAGGGCCGCGCCCGCCAGGGCCACGACCACGGCCTCGCCCACCACCATCCGCTTGAGCTGCGCAGGAGTCGCCCCCGAGCAGCGCAGCAGCTCCAACTCGGCCGCGCGCTGACGGACGTTGACCGTCAGGGCCGAGGCGACGGCGAAGAACACCAGCAGCGTGCCGTAACCGCCGACGATGCCCGCCGCGGTGGACAGCGTCTCCGCGCTGGTCGAGTCCACGCCGTCCTGCGCCGCCGTGTCGTGCATCGAGTTGAACGTCATGATGATCGCCGCGCCCAGGAACGCGGACAGCAGTGTCGCGAGGAACCGCCCGGGGCGGTGCCGTATCGACCGTATGGCCAGCATGAACATCGCTCAGACCTCCATCGCCACAGCGTCGCTGTCGCCCAGGTGCGCGAGACGTTCGGCCACCGCGTCCGCCGTCGGGGCGTCCATCCGGCCCGCCAGCCTGCCGTCCGCCAGGAAGAGCACCGAGTCCGCGTAGGAGGCGGCGACCGGGTCGTGGGTCACCATCACCACGGTCCGGCCGTGCACCCGCACCGCCTGCTGGAGCAGCCGCAGCACATCGCGGGCGCTGCGCGTGTCCAGGGCGCCCGTCGGCTCGTCCGCGAAGATCACCCGAGGCTCGGTCACCAGCGCCCGGGCGATGGCGACACGCTGCCGCTGGCCGCCGGACAGTTGGCCGGGGCGGTGCCCGAGCCGGTCGCCGAGGCCGACGGACGTCAGCACTTCCCTGGCCCGCTCGCGGTCGACGCGCTGTCCGGCGA containing:
- a CDS encoding FtsX-like permease family protein, whose translation is MFMLAIRSIRHRPGRFLATLLSAFLGAAIIMTFNSMHDTAAQDGVDSTSAETLSTAAGIVGGYGTLLVFFAVASALTVNVRQRAAELELLRCSGATPAQLKRMVVGEAVVVALAGAALAIGPAMLGGRALLEVFQDSGQVAGSVDHSFGPIAFMTGIDITLLASAGAAFLAVRRATRGRERRGGARRFLAYAALLTGAASVSSTFVFSASDAALMAPPAYGAILLSVGFALMAPRLLEGVLDRLPLTGASGWLAVRNLRQRAGHLAGILMSLILFTAVATATLTMQAVESDAVAASGLTKSIDAKNLETLNFTVVGIIVVFVCVMLVNSLYAATSYRVREFGQQRLAGATPGQVLGTVGAETLILTVTGVLFGLLAALAGIIPFTVVRTDGVLPGEVYGTGLAVVAIAAAVTLGTSLTTARRMLRTPAVGAVVVTG
- a CDS encoding threo-3-hydroxy-L-aspartate ammonia-lyase, yielding MTTTTPPVTLDDVRDAAARLKGVAHRTPVLRSRTLDALVGAEVFLKCENFQRVGAFKFRGAYNAASRLTPEQLARGIAAYSSGNHAQAVALAARELGTTAVIVMPEDAPPSKRAATYGYGAEIVTYDRYTGDRVAIAQALAAERGLTVIPPYEHPHIMAGQGTAALELIEEVGELGAMLTPVGGGGLIAGSSTVAKGLHPGIRMIGVEPEAGDDTKRSLEAGRRVTIPVPHTIADGQALHTPGELTFSVNRRLVDEIALVSDDEIRDAMRFAFERLKIVVEPSGATPLAALLNGRAGTLPRRVGVIISGGNVDAERFAELCGGRG
- a CDS encoding VWA domain-containing protein, producing the protein MRIGTGETVDAARAVEALGFADRELLREGLAATLLHGNGQRPVFDPVFDLYFPRGVGGPEQRSAGREDLRDRLTDALTSDDRAMMARLAVEAVDGFGGYGSSPESDGWSSYQTLERLRPQTLFARVRDNVRGQGGSSGFTDRLLEDEIRQRIEAFRALVAAEARRRVAERRGRDEIARRAVAPTADRVDFLFAGKAQLAELRRAVSPLARKLATRLAARRRRASRGSIDLRRTLRGSLSTGGVPMKPVLRRRRPVRPELVLLCDVSGSVSGFSDFTMLLVQALHDQFSKVRVFAFVNRIDEVTGLLERGTADPEGLSARIEAEAALTGYHGSSDYGMALGEFAERYADTVGPRTTVFVLGDARTNMSDPNLPAVRRIAERARRVYWLNPEQRSRWGTGDSAAPAYAELVEMHECRTARQLSALVARLLPV
- a CDS encoding ABC transporter ATP-binding protein, which gives rise to MFRTGSRRTHDKGPAAEALRLVKVTKTYGAQDSAVTALDGVTLGLGRGTFTAVMGPSGSGKSTLLHCAAGLDRPDSGIVCVDGTELTGGGEAELTKFRRGRIGFVFQQYNLLETLTVAQNTVLPLKLAGQRVDRERAREVLTSVGLGDRLGHRPGQLSGGQRQRVAIARALVTEPRVIFADEPTGALDTRSARDVLRLLQQAVRVHGRTVVMVTHDPVAASYADSVLFLADGRLAGRMDAPTADAVAERLAHLGDSDAVAMEV
- a CDS encoding transcriptional regulator, producing MTAEEPLQAERDAIVTALRPVVDGLAATFGPMCEVVLHDYRQPDQSVVAVAGSVTGRTVGGAMSEIGMRIVARGDGAGDELNYVTRTRNGRLVKASTMVLRDSTGTVFGALCVNLDVTAVNDAHALLGALAGVGSPGSSGSADVPVTTFGNDIDSVVDAILDAHQLRQNGSWAGLDRAQRLELFRGLDERGVFAVRRAIEQVAGRLGISRASAYSYLSQARAEAGAATDRAATDTTPPGGHA
- a CDS encoding AAA family ATPase is translated as MFTSVDDVSARLAETGYLASPAVATTVFLADRLGKPLLVEGPAGVGKTELAKAVAEVAGARLVRLQCYEGVDESRALYEWNHAKQLLRISAGRDETWDATRTDIFSEEFLLTRPLLTAIRGDDPKVLLIDETDKADVEVEGLLLEVLSDFQVTVPELGTITATRRPFVVLTSNASRELSEALRRRCLFLHIGFPDEELERRIVRLKVPALDEALARSVVRVVGALRAMDLRKVPSVAETIDWARTLLALGADTLDESVVQASLGVLLKHQDDVLKASAKLDLDAL
- a CDS encoding cupin domain-containing protein, which translates into the protein MLEVKPLDKPDERRDFPRGHLEAVHMTDLDFAVATFEPGWRWTESVASIAGTDTCQMHHNCYMVQGRLHIVMDEGGETEVGPGDVFVCSPGHDAWVVGDEQVVVYDFQGQTAREYAKSK
- a CDS encoding NAD(P)-dependent alcohol dehydrogenase, with the translated sequence MKAVVQDRYGSADQLEFGETDAPVPAVDEVLVRVHAASVNAYDWHLMHGDPKIARLAFGLARPKARIRGRDFAGRVEAVGSGVTGFEPGDEVFGEADGAFAEFVCAKDSMVGPKPANLTFEQAAAIPLAGNTALIGLRDVARVQRGQTVLVNGASGGVGTFAVQLAKVYGAEVAAVCGTRNVDLVRSLGADHVIDYKVEDFTRGGRRYDVVLDLVGNHSLAGFRRALTPAGTLVLSGGGVYEGGSVVGPMGLFFRRRLAAPFSRQRLLELPARQSRANLAALRELAESGKIAPVVERTYPLSEAAEAIRYVEVEHARAKVVVTV